One part of the Salinivirga cyanobacteriivorans genome encodes these proteins:
- a CDS encoding NADH:ubiquinone reductase (Na(+)-transporting) subunit D, translated as MSDREPLFSPKNRRLLTNPLGQDNPITVQVLGICSALAVTVKLKPSVVMALSVVAVMAAANVIISLLRKTVPNRIRIIVQLVVIAALVILVDQVLKAFVYDVSKQLSVFVGLIITNCIIMGRLEAFALGNKVWPSFLDGVGNAAGYGVILVVVGFVRELFGSGTLWGYQVIPDSWYAEAGGVYVNNGMFILPPMALITVGIIIWIQRSRNKDLIDVS; from the coding sequence ATGAGCGATAGAGAACCTCTATTTTCACCAAAAAACCGACGCCTTCTCACCAATCCGCTCGGGCAGGATAATCCTATTACTGTTCAGGTACTTGGTATTTGTTCGGCGCTCGCTGTTACAGTGAAACTCAAACCTTCAGTTGTTATGGCACTCTCAGTAGTAGCTGTAATGGCTGCTGCTAACGTCATTATATCTCTGTTACGTAAAACAGTACCAAATCGTATACGAATAATTGTGCAGCTTGTAGTTATTGCAGCACTGGTAATTCTTGTAGACCAGGTACTCAAAGCATTTGTTTACGATGTAAGCAAACAATTATCGGTGTTTGTAGGACTTATCATTACAAACTGTATCATCATGGGTAGACTGGAAGCCTTTGCCCTTGGCAATAAAGTATGGCCTTCGTTCCTTGATGGTGTAGGAAATGCAGCCGGATACGGTGTAATATTGGTAGTTGTAGGTTTTGTACGAGAACTCTTTGGTTCAGGTACATTGTGGGGCTACCAGGTAATCCCGGACAGCTGGTACGCCGAAGCAGGAGGAGTTTATGTAAACAATGGTATGTTTATTTTACCTCCAATGGCCCTTATCACAGTTGGAATTATCATCTGGATACAAAGAAGTAGAAACAAAGACTTGATTGACGTAAGTTAA
- the nqrC gene encoding NADH:ubiquinone reductase (Na(+)-transporting) subunit C produces MNTQSNTYTFLYAAIMVVVVAALLSFAAMSLKPMQDKNVEVEKKKSILSSVSLGLDADEQENKNSYIESLYDKYIVDSYIVNSKGEKVKGEAFTVDLKKELDKPVESRKLPVFVSKQDDGTKNYILPVRGKGLWGPIWGYVALKNDYNTIVGASFDHKSETPGLGAEINTTEFEQQFVGKKLFNKDNEFVSVDVVKGGAPDDDPHAVDAISGGTITSNGLDAMLEDNLGSYVTYFKQQQK; encoded by the coding sequence ATGAATACGCAAAGTAATACATATACATTTCTTTATGCTGCGATTATGGTTGTGGTTGTAGCTGCACTGTTATCTTTTGCAGCGATGTCGCTTAAACCAATGCAGGATAAAAACGTGGAGGTCGAGAAGAAAAAGAGCATTCTGAGCTCTGTAAGCCTTGGACTTGATGCAGATGAACAGGAAAACAAAAATAGCTATATCGAAAGTTTGTACGATAAATACATCGTAGATAGTTATATTGTAAATTCCAAAGGCGAAAAAGTAAAAGGAGAAGCCTTCACCGTAGATTTGAAAAAAGAGCTTGATAAACCTGTTGAATCACGCAAATTACCAGTTTTTGTAAGTAAGCAGGACGATGGAACAAAAAACTATATCCTACCTGTAAGGGGAAAAGGTTTATGGGGCCCAATTTGGGGCTATGTGGCACTCAAAAATGATTATAATACAATTGTAGGAGCCAGTTTTGACCATAAAAGCGAAACTCCCGGTCTAGGAGCAGAAATTAACACCACTGAATTTGAACAGCAATTTGTTGGAAAAAAGCTTTTCAATAAAGACAATGAATTTGTATCAGTCGATGTGGTTAAAGGTGGAGCTCCTGATGATGATCCGCATGCTGTAGATGCCATTTCTGGAGGTACAATTACCAGTAATGGATTGGACGCTATGCTGGAAGATAATCTGGGAAGCTATGTAACATATTTTAAACAACAACAAAAATAA
- the nqrF gene encoding NADH:ubiquinone reductase (Na(+)-transporting) subunit F codes for MIWLTSNITVIEISVAVFLIIIMMLVSILLFAKKKLTPQGKVQIDINDGEKEFETDPGGTLLSTLSSNGLFLPSACGGGGTCGMCKCQVESGAGTILPTETGFFTRKEIQDNWRLGCQIKVKDDIKMHVPKEVMGIKKWECEVVSNKNVATFIKEFVVKLPEGENLDFKSGGYIQIDVPKVEVDFAKDVEVEEPFREDWEKMGLFDLKMKNPEPQFRAYSMANHPAEGNIVMLNIRIATPPFDRVKGQFKNVNPGVCSSYIFSLKPGDKVTISGPYGEFFLKDTQREMMFIGGGAGMAPMRSHLFHLFKTVKTDRKVTFWYGARSKKEVFYEDEFREIENNFPNFDFTIALSEPLPEDNWDGDTGFIHQVIYDNYLSKHDEPEELEYYLCGPPMMNDAATKMLIDLGVPEENIAYDDFGG; via the coding sequence ATGATTTGGTTAACATCAAATATAACAGTTATAGAAATAAGCGTTGCTGTCTTCCTGATCATCATCATGATGCTTGTATCGATTTTGCTTTTTGCCAAAAAGAAACTAACGCCTCAGGGTAAAGTTCAGATCGATATAAACGATGGCGAAAAAGAGTTTGAGACAGATCCGGGCGGTACCCTGCTATCAACATTAAGTAGCAATGGGTTATTCCTGCCCTCTGCCTGCGGTGGTGGTGGAACATGCGGAATGTGTAAATGCCAGGTTGAGTCTGGTGCAGGTACCATCTTGCCTACAGAAACCGGGTTCTTTACGCGTAAGGAAATTCAGGATAATTGGCGTCTGGGCTGCCAAATTAAAGTTAAAGATGATATAAAGATGCACGTGCCCAAAGAAGTAATGGGCATTAAAAAATGGGAATGCGAAGTTGTTTCCAACAAAAACGTGGCTACATTTATTAAAGAATTTGTGGTTAAACTACCCGAAGGTGAAAACCTCGATTTCAAGAGTGGTGGGTATATACAAATTGATGTACCTAAAGTTGAAGTAGATTTTGCAAAAGACGTTGAAGTGGAAGAACCATTCCGCGAAGATTGGGAAAAAATGGGCCTTTTCGACCTGAAAATGAAAAATCCCGAACCCCAGTTCCGTGCATACTCAATGGCAAACCACCCGGCAGAAGGTAATATCGTGATGCTTAATATTCGTATTGCCACACCTCCATTTGACCGTGTGAAAGGTCAGTTTAAAAATGTTAATCCAGGGGTTTGCTCATCGTACATTTTCTCACTTAAACCGGGAGACAAAGTTACCATTAGCGGACCTTACGGAGAATTCTTCCTGAAAGATACCCAGCGCGAAATGATGTTCATTGGCGGTGGTGCCGGAATGGCGCCAATGCGCTCACACCTGTTCCACTTGTTTAAAACAGTTAAAACCGACCGTAAAGTTACTTTCTGGTATGGAGCGCGGTCTAAAAAAGAGGTATTTTACGAAGATGAATTCAGAGAAATTGAAAATAATTTCCCGAACTTCGATTTTACAATTGCCCTTTCAGAACCTCTGCCAGAGGATAACTGGGATGGCGATACCGGATTTATTCACCAGGTAATTTATGACAATTATCTATCGAAACATGATGAACCCGAAGAACTTGAATATTATCTCTGCGGCCCCCCAATGATGAATGATGCTGCAACAAAAATGCTCATTGATTTGGGAGTACCCGAAGAAAATATAGCCTACGATGATTTTGGAGGCTAA
- a CDS encoding NADH:ubiquinone reductase (Na(+)-transporting) subunit B — protein sequence MKPLRRFLDKIKPQFEKGGRFEKLHSVFDGFETFLYVPNTTSKNGVHIHDVIDLKRTMGTVVLALIPALLFGMYNAGYQHFESIGTLADQGFFDIFWYGFLKVLPIVIVSYVVGLGIEFIFAQVRGHQINEGFLVSGMLIPLVMPVTVPLWMIAVSTAFAVIIGKEVFGGTGMNIFNPALMARAFLFFAYPSYMSGDQVWIAEKADAFSGATPLALGALGEPQAHSTMDMLIGFIPGSIGETSVIAILLGAFILLFTGIGSWRIMLSATIGGAVMGLLLNAFAVNPFMEIPWWQHLIMGGFAFGIVFMATDPVSASQTTKGKYIYGFLIGFLAILIRVVNPAYPEGVMLAILFMNVFAPLIDYYVVQGNIKKRMKRANVSANA from the coding sequence ATGAAACCACTAAGAAGATTTTTAGATAAAATCAAACCTCAATTCGAGAAGGGAGGCCGATTTGAAAAGCTCCACTCTGTTTTTGACGGATTTGAAACATTTTTATACGTACCAAATACTACATCCAAAAATGGCGTGCACATACATGATGTGATAGACCTAAAACGGACCATGGGTACGGTAGTACTGGCACTAATACCGGCACTGCTTTTTGGTATGTATAACGCCGGCTACCAGCATTTTGAATCAATCGGAACTCTTGCAGATCAAGGCTTTTTCGATATTTTCTGGTACGGTTTTCTAAAAGTGCTACCCATAGTAATTGTATCCTATGTGGTTGGACTTGGAATTGAATTTATTTTCGCACAAGTTAGAGGGCACCAAATCAATGAAGGCTTTTTGGTTTCCGGAATGCTCATACCCCTTGTAATGCCTGTAACAGTGCCGCTATGGATGATAGCTGTTTCCACAGCATTTGCTGTTATTATTGGAAAAGAGGTATTTGGGGGAACCGGAATGAATATTTTTAACCCCGCTTTAATGGCACGTGCATTTCTGTTCTTTGCATATCCGAGTTATATGTCAGGAGACCAGGTTTGGATTGCCGAAAAAGCAGATGCCTTTTCAGGTGCAACACCGCTTGCATTGGGGGCATTAGGGGAACCACAAGCCCATTCAACCATGGACATGTTAATCGGTTTTATTCCAGGGTCAATTGGCGAAACTTCGGTTATTGCGATATTATTAGGTGCGTTTATTTTGCTTTTTACAGGTATTGGAAGCTGGCGCATTATGCTATCTGCAACCATAGGAGGTGCTGTTATGGGACTTCTGCTTAATGCTTTTGCAGTAAACCCATTTATGGAAATACCCTGGTGGCAACACCTTATTATGGGTGGATTTGCTTTTGGTATTGTATTTATGGCTACAGATCCTGTATCGGCATCGCAAACAACAAAAGGAAAATACATATACGGCTTCTTAATCGGCTTCCTGGCTATCCTTATCAGGGTAGTTAATCCGGCCTACCCGGAAGGTGTTATGCTTGCCATTCTGTTTATGAATGTTTTTGCACCACTCATTGATTACTATGTGGTACAGGGCAATATTAAGAAACGTATGAAACGAGCTAATGTAAGTGCCAACGCTTAA
- the nqrE gene encoding NADH:ubiquinone reductase (Na(+)-transporting) subunit E produces the protein MENLLDIFVKSIFIDNMIFAYFLGMCSYLAVSKTVKTSMGLGLAVVFVLGITVPVNYLIENYLLQEGALTWLSPNLADVDLGFLSFIIFIAVIASMVQLVEMIVDKFAPTLYASLGIFLPLIAVNCSILGGSLFMQERAYNSIVEASVFGLGSGVGWLLAIVGIAAIREKIRYSNVPAPLRGLGITFIITGLMGIAFMSFMGIKL, from the coding sequence ATGGAAAATTTATTAGACATATTTGTAAAGTCAATATTTATAGACAACATGATCTTCGCTTACTTCCTGGGTATGTGTTCATACCTTGCCGTATCGAAGACTGTTAAGACCTCAATGGGACTTGGATTGGCTGTAGTATTTGTTTTAGGTATCACCGTGCCGGTGAACTACCTGATTGAAAACTACCTACTGCAAGAAGGCGCACTAACCTGGCTCTCTCCCAACCTCGCTGATGTAGACCTGGGATTTCTGAGTTTTATTATTTTTATTGCTGTTATTGCATCAATGGTGCAGTTGGTTGAAATGATAGTAGACAAATTTGCACCTACACTCTATGCCTCGCTTGGTATATTCCTGCCACTTATTGCTGTGAACTGCTCGATTTTAGGTGGTTCATTATTCATGCAGGAACGTGCCTACAATAGTATTGTTGAAGCTTCAGTATTCGGACTTGGATCAGGTGTTGGATGGTTACTTGCCATTGTGGGAATTGCAGCAATACGTGAAAAAATCAGATACTCAAATGTACCAGCCCCGCTGAGAGGCCTGGGTATAACATTTATTATTACAGGTTTAATGGGTATCGCCTTTATGAGTTTTATGGGAATTAAATTATAA
- a CDS encoding dihydrofolate reductase — protein sequence MKVSLIAAMSQNLVIGKNGEVPWNLPDDLKWLQERIEGHYLLMGRKTFEEPQQELKNNKTIVVTSKKNYNTQSAQVAHSIKEGIQKAETLDEKELMVVGGGKIYEAALPYADRLYLTQINAEIDGDTFFPSYNLNDWNIIYNHYHPKDSYHAFDFEFQILEKVKD from the coding sequence ATGAAAGTATCTTTAATAGCTGCCATGAGCCAAAACCTGGTTATTGGTAAAAACGGAGAAGTGCCCTGGAACCTGCCAGATGATCTTAAATGGCTACAAGAGCGTATTGAGGGCCATTATTTACTAATGGGCCGAAAAACATTTGAAGAACCACAACAAGAGCTTAAAAATAATAAAACCATAGTTGTTACAAGCAAAAAGAACTATAACACTCAATCGGCTCAAGTAGCCCACAGCATAAAAGAGGGTATACAAAAAGCGGAAACCCTAGATGAAAAAGAGCTGATGGTGGTAGGTGGTGGCAAAATATACGAAGCAGCCCTTCCCTATGCAGACAGACTTTATTTAACGCAGATAAATGCAGAAATCGATGGTGATACTTTCTTCCCATCCTACAATTTAAATGACTGGAATATAATCTACAATCATTATCATCCAAAAGATTCTTATCACGCTTTTGATTTTGAATTCCAAATACTCGAAAAAGTAAAGGATTAA